The genomic segment GGGCGGGCCAGACGCGCAGGGCCCGGGCCCGGGCGAAGGCCGCCGTGTCTGGGCGGCGCTCCCACGATCCCATGACCAGGTAACCGCTCATTCCGAAAAATACCGTGACGGCGAGTGCCCCCAACGTCATCTGTCCGTCCGAGAGTCGGTACAGTGGGTCCGTGTCGACGCCCCCGCTCGTCACCTGCCAGGCGTGGGAGACCATCACGGCCAGAGCGGCGAGAAGACGCAGGGCATCGAAGCTGTTGTGTCTCACCGGATCAGGGTCACTTGCCCGGCCTGTCCTTTTTCTTTCTCCCCCCGACCCCACCCCGCCCCGAAACACGCGAGGATAGAGCCATGAGTGAGCGCCCCGAGCCGAGCCCCGCCGCCCCCGCCCCCGTCCCCGCGCCGACCGACTTGCGCGCCGCCTTCCGGGAGCGGGGGTACGTGGCGGGCGACGCCCTGGCGACGGCGCTGCGGCTCGTCGTGGCGCTCGGCAAGCCGCTGCTGCTCGAGGGCCCGGCGGGGGTCGGCAAGACCGAGGCAGCCAAGACGCTCGCGGGGGCGCTGGGCACCCGGCTGATCCGGCTGCAATGCTACGAGGGGCTCGACGCGCAGGCCGCCCTTTACGAGTGGAACTACGCCCGGCAACTCCTGCACCTGCGCGCGGCGGAGGCCGGGGGGCGCCCGGTGACGGACGACGACCTCTACGGCCCCGAGTTCCTGATGCGCCGCCCGCTGCTGGAGGCGATCAGCCAGCCCACCCCGCCCGTCCTCCTGATCGACGAGGTGGACCGCGCCGACGACGCCTTCGAGGCCTTCCTCCTCGAACTCCTCGCCGAGTGGCAGGTCACCGTGCCGGAGCTGGGCACCCTCGCCGCCACCTCCCGCCCGCACGTCCTGCTCACGAGCAACCGCGCCCGCGAACTCAGCGACGCCCTGCGCCGCCGCTGCCTGTACCTGTGGGTCGACTACCCCACGCGGGCGCAGGAGCTGGAGATCGTCAAGGCCCGGCTCCCCGGGATCGGCGAGGCGCTGGCGACCCAGGTCACGCGGGCCGTCCACGCCCTGCGCGAGCTGCCGCTCGGCAAGCCGCCGGGGGTGGCCGAGACCCTCGACTGGGCCGCCGCGCTCGTCGCCCTGCACCGCGACCACCTCGACGCGGAGGCGTTGCACGTCACCCTGGGGGCGGTCCTCAAGCTGCGCGAGGACCAGGCCCTCGCCCGCGCGACCCTCGAACGGCTGGCGAGAGGTTGAGGGTGGGCGGGGTCCCGGACGCGCCCTCTCCCCTCCCCGCCGACCTCCCCGCGCGGGTGGTCGCCTTCGCGGCGCGGCTGCGGGCGGCGCACGGCTTCCTGATCGGCCCCGGGGAGGTGACGGACGCCCTGCGGGCCCTCGGGGAGGTGGACGTGCTGCGGCTGCGCGAGGTGCGCGACGCGCTGCGGCTGGTCCTCACCGCCAGCCCCGCCCAGGTGCCCGTCTTCGACGCGGAGTTTGAGGCCTTCTTCCGGCCCCGCACCGGGCCTCCCCCGCCCGAGCTGCCCCCCCTGTTGCCGCAGACGGAGGCGCCCGCCCCCCCACCCCAGACGGCCCAGGGCGACGCGGGCGAGCCGCGCCCCGTGCCCGGCGAGTCGGGGGCCGAGGACTCGCCCG from the Deinococcus planocerae genome contains:
- a CDS encoding AAA family ATPase translates to MSERPEPSPAAPAPVPAPTDLRAAFRERGYVAGDALATALRLVVALGKPLLLEGPAGVGKTEAAKTLAGALGTRLIRLQCYEGLDAQAALYEWNYARQLLHLRAAEAGGRPVTDDDLYGPEFLMRRPLLEAISQPTPPVLLIDEVDRADDAFEAFLLELLAEWQVTVPELGTLAATSRPHVLLTSNRARELSDALRRRCLYLWVDYPTRAQELEIVKARLPGIGEALATQVTRAVHALRELPLGKPPGVAETLDWAAALVALHRDHLDAEALHVTLGAVLKLREDQALARATLERLARG